Proteins encoded by one window of Kiritimatiellales bacterium:
- a CDS encoding PEP-CTERM sorting domain-containing protein (PEP-CTERM proteins occur, often in large numbers, in the proteomes of bacteria that also encode an exosortase, a predicted intramembrane cysteine proteinase. The presence of a PEP-CTERM domain at a protein's C-terminus predicts cleavage within the sorting domain, followed by covalent anchoring to some some component of the (usually Gram-negative) cell surface. Many PEP-CTERM proteins exhibit an unusual sequence composition that includes large numbers of potential glycosylation sites. Expression of one such protein has been shown restore the ability of a bacterium to form floc, a type of biofilm.), whose amino-acid sequence MNLNFLQKFLIFALVSGCRFTAHAILAGGEFNLPADSPSSRLDANGLYSFTGALEIFADGYSYHGSGTALSPNWVLTAAHNADFNDDGQVDDGLAVNFYLPGFGSYAVSSFFIHPDFTGFSNPSIQHDLCLLYFADPLPELLFPILGNSLTLNTTATLVGYGRSGYGSYGYTTGALLTDRRFGFNVIDSFEISGSGILFRYDFDDPDTGDGLGNDLETIIGPGDSGGSLLAGNALVGVNTFTEGYGGRFGDIGGGVALNNEWGWIASTTGLAVPEPASVFLLISGIAGLFLWRRAKGITRVG is encoded by the coding sequence ATGAATCTGAATTTTTTACAAAAGTTTTTAATTTTCGCACTGGTCTCCGGGTGCCGGTTCACAGCGCATGCGATTCTTGCCGGCGGAGAGTTCAATCTGCCCGCCGACAGCCCTTCCAGCCGGCTGGACGCTAACGGGCTGTACAGCTTCACCGGCGCATTGGAGATTTTTGCGGACGGGTACAGTTATCACGGTTCCGGTACAGCTTTGTCTCCGAACTGGGTGCTGACCGCCGCGCACAATGCGGATTTTAACGATGATGGACAGGTGGATGACGGACTGGCGGTGAATTTTTATCTGCCGGGTTTCGGCAGTTATGCGGTCAGCAGTTTTTTTATTCATCCGGATTTCACCGGTTTTTCCAATCCCTCCATCCAGCACGATCTTTGTCTGCTTTATTTCGCCGATCCGCTGCCGGAACTGCTTTTTCCAATCCTCGGCAACTCACTGACACTGAATACGACCGCGACACTGGTTGGGTACGGACGTTCGGGCTACGGCAGCTACGGTTACACTACCGGCGCCTTGCTGACCGACCGGCGTTTCGGATTCAATGTGATTGATTCTTTTGAAATATCCGGCTCCGGCATCCTGTTCCGTTATGATTTTGATGATCCGGATACAGGTGATGGACTGGGTAATGATCTGGAAACCATCATCGGTCCCGGAGATTCAGGCGGCTCACTGCTGGCCGGAAATGCGCTGGTCGGGGTGAATACCTTCACGGAAGGCTACGGCGGCCGGTTTGGTGACATCGGCGGCGGTGTGGCACTTAACAACGAATGGGGTTGGATTGCATCAACCACCGGCCTCGCTGTTCCTGAACCGGCGAGTGTATTTCTGCTGATTTCCGGTATTGCCGGACTGTTTTTATGGCGGCGCGCAAAAGGCATAACCCGGGTAGGTTAA
- a CDS encoding dolichyl-phosphate beta-glucosyltransferase, producing the protein MKLSIVIPAHNEEQRLPPMLEAYGQYFSEKYPGDAELIVVSNFSSDRTADIAREFAVRFPVIRVIDEKERIGKGGAVMLGSRAAVGEFIGFVDADGATPPAAFDDLVNHIESCDCVIASRWMKGSVVSPQQPLSRRFASRCFNFTVRILFGLKLHDTQCGAKLFRREIIFLTIDQLGVTSWAFDVDMLFQAKRAGARICEIPTEWHDIAGSKIRVVHSSIEMLLALGRLRLFYSPFRFIIPPLSKALSFVYPHHLR; encoded by the coding sequence ATGAAATTATCCATCGTTATACCGGCACACAATGAAGAACAGCGGCTGCCGCCGATGCTGGAGGCCTATGGACAATATTTTTCTGAAAAATATCCCGGTGATGCAGAGCTGATCGTAGTGTCTAATTTTTCTTCCGACCGCACGGCGGATATCGCGCGTGAATTTGCAGTGCGGTTTCCAGTCATCCGCGTAATCGACGAAAAAGAGCGTATCGGCAAAGGCGGAGCGGTGATGCTTGGCTCGCGTGCCGCCGTCGGGGAATTCATCGGATTTGTTGACGCCGACGGCGCCACGCCGCCGGCGGCTTTTGACGACCTGGTAAACCACATTGAATCATGCGACTGCGTGATTGCTTCGCGCTGGATGAAAGGATCGGTCGTCAGTCCGCAACAACCGCTGTCGCGCCGGTTTGCGTCGCGCTGTTTTAATTTTACGGTACGCATTTTATTTGGACTCAAACTTCACGATACGCAGTGCGGTGCAAAACTTTTCCGGCGCGAGATTATTTTTTTAACGATCGATCAGCTCGGCGTGACAAGCTGGGCGTTTGATGTGGACATGCTGTTTCAGGCGAAACGCGCCGGTGCGCGAATCTGTGAAATTCCGACGGAATGGCATGATATTGCCGGGTCAAAAATCCGTGTTGTACATTCCTCCATCGAGATGCTGCTTGCACTTGGACGGCTGCGACTGTTTTATTCGCCGTTCCGGTTTATCATTCCGCCGCTTTCAAAAGCGCTCAGTTTTGTTTATCCGCACCACTTGCGGTAA
- a CDS encoding RNA-binding protein translates to MDIYVGNLPYAATDPDLQELFEQHGKVASARVILDRMSGRSKGFGFVEMPEQSEGKAAIDALNGADFMGRSIRVNESQPKPQGERRSGGGGRGFGGGGRDRGERSERW, encoded by the coding sequence ATGGATATCTATGTAGGAAATCTGCCGTATGCCGCGACAGACCCTGATCTTCAGGAACTGTTTGAGCAGCATGGCAAGGTCGCTTCGGCGCGTGTGATTCTCGACCGTATGTCGGGACGCTCCAAAGGATTCGGTTTTGTTGAAATGCCGGAACAGAGCGAAGGCAAGGCCGCAATCGATGCATTGAACGGCGCTGATTTTATGGGCCGTTCGATTCGCGTAAATGAATCGCAACCAAAACCGCAGGGCGAACGCCGCAGCGGTGGCGGAGGGCGCGGCTTCGGCGGCGGCGGACGTGACCGCGGTGAACGCAGCGAACGCTGGTAA
- a CDS encoding leucine-rich repeat domain-containing protein, whose protein sequence is MKTTHSRHIQRLLIAAVLTAGGFCAHAEQTDNYLFYAKEGVTIGYHNIEGNIIVNQGPLQMPQWAETFKSGTLYLNEGAYLANPLNYYTVGNGRVVTNAGLTVPYTELPVIPFANNFATVIPSVTLGWQYQANPYLIDSDTHIQQLTASSSTRMEVQAAPGTVVKVRIDTFSFQEFTINVTGGGSAWFFITDITSGSRGITINGGGSSDQAVVYFGESTEPATIVNGAVSGVIYSPSARAVKLTGSRILGIYDGEELQYTGTLYARGNVTLETHGIFLGGICAPESPVSFAGGGLDFRGRVFARTINVTALGSGKFADVAGFGTGGLFPENPELDLPAEYEWYTNALDQIVITKYLGTNTSVSVPDEINGLPVCAIDSGAFAGGNISAAVTDVHLPSGLLSIGTGVFSNLTTLTAVTFAEPVELESIGDYAFYGSTGLQNFAIPDGVQSIGQSAFENSGLSGRLTLPASVTEIGADAFLNNNDITYVLFRGNAPAGIGEVMDSCKTIYYLPGASGWDDFVDTQRHPEAMTVLLTAKIIPDSLGGAGDGTFYFDVTGSDVTTSPSGRPGLMACDDEFPDFRAVVSYKETLNDTEWTLLQTVDVLYSFGYGEFDDPDAVAKPHRFYKVEYLELL, encoded by the coding sequence ATGAAAACAACACATAGCAGGCATATTCAAAGATTACTGATCGCTGCCGTGCTGACGGCGGGCGGATTCTGTGCACATGCGGAACAGACCGACAACTATCTGTTTTACGCCAAAGAAGGGGTGACGATCGGGTATCACAACATTGAGGGAAATATTATTGTAAACCAGGGTCCGTTGCAGATGCCCCAATGGGCGGAGACGTTTAAATCAGGTACGCTCTATCTGAACGAGGGCGCTTATCTGGCGAATCCTCTGAACTATTATACTGTGGGAAATGGACGGGTGGTTACAAATGCCGGCCTTACGGTGCCTTACACCGAACTGCCGGTGATTCCATTTGCGAATAATTTTGCCACCGTGATTCCTTCGGTTACGCTCGGCTGGCAGTATCAGGCAAATCCGTATCTGATTGATTCAGATACTCATATTCAACAGTTGACCGCATCCTCCAGCACCAGAATGGAGGTACAGGCAGCTCCGGGAACAGTCGTAAAAGTCAGGATTGATACATTCAGTTTCCAAGAGTTTACAATTAACGTTACCGGCGGCGGCAGTGCCTGGTTTTTCATCACGGATATCACTTCCGGTTCAAGAGGCATCACGATTAACGGGGGTGGAAGCAGTGATCAGGCCGTTGTTTATTTCGGCGAAAGCACCGAGCCGGCGACGATCGTGAATGGCGCTGTTTCCGGAGTGATTTACTCTCCGTCAGCCAGAGCTGTAAAATTAACCGGTTCCCGGATTCTTGGAATCTATGATGGTGAAGAGCTGCAGTATACCGGAACGCTTTATGCCCGCGGCAATGTCACATTAGAAACACACGGGATTTTCCTCGGCGGAATTTGTGCTCCCGAGTCCCCGGTGTCTTTCGCCGGCGGCGGGCTGGATTTCAGAGGAAGAGTTTTTGCGCGTACAATCAATGTCACTGCCTTAGGATCCGGCAAATTCGCTGATGTGGCCGGGTTCGGTACCGGCGGTCTGTTCCCGGAAAATCCGGAACTTGACCTGCCGGCCGAGTATGAATGGTACACCAATGCGCTGGATCAGATTGTCATTACAAAATATCTCGGCACCAATACGTCTGTCTCCGTTCCGGATGAAATTAACGGACTGCCGGTGTGTGCGATAGACAGCGGGGCATTTGCCGGCGGAAATATTTCCGCGGCGGTGACGGATGTTCATCTGCCGAGCGGCCTGCTTTCGATTGGAACCGGTGTGTTCAGCAATCTGACAACACTGACGGCCGTAACATTTGCAGAGCCCGTTGAACTCGAATCAATCGGAGATTATGCGTTCTACGGCAGCACGGGGCTGCAGAATTTTGCAATTCCGGACGGCGTCCAGAGCATCGGACAGTCCGCATTTGAAAACAGCGGATTAAGCGGCCGCCTGACGCTCCCGGCAAGTGTTACCGAAATCGGCGCCGATGCATTTTTAAACAACAATGATATTACCTACGTGTTGTTCAGAGGCAATGCGCCTGCCGGCATCGGAGAGGTTATGGATAGCTGTAAAACCATCTATTACCTGCCGGGAGCATCCGGCTGGGATGATTTTGTGGATACTCAGCGTCATCCGGAAGCTATGACAGTTCTGCTGACGGCAAAAATTATCCCCGACAGTCTCGGAGGCGCCGGCGACGGCACGTTCTACTTTGATGTGACCGGATCAGACGTCACCACCTCTCCGTCTGGACGACCGGGACTGATGGCGTGCGATGATGAGTTCCCCGATTTCAGGGCGGTTGTCAGCTACAAGGAAACGCTAAACGACACGGAATGGACGTTGCTGCAGACTGTGGATGTTCTCTACTCCTTCGGCTACGGCGAGTTCGACGATCCGGATGCTGTCGCGAAACCGCACCGGTTCTATAAAGTCGAATATCTTGAGCTGCTGTAA
- a CDS encoding IS1595 family transposase, translating to MKITRCKLLRKQQLRLLDYFVLEVTARSAADLLGIQPNSAALFYRKLREVIAHHLEQKEHEVFDGAVELDESCFGGVRKGKRGRGAAGKVAVFGILKRGGKVYTKIVKDTRTETLMPLISRKTAPDSLVYTDCYRSCNALDVSDFYHERINHSALFAKGKNRINGIENFWNQAKRVLRKYNGIPKESCPLFLKECEFRFNCGSPKQQLKTLKEWADI from the coding sequence ATGAAGATAACTCGTTGTAAGTTATTAAGAAAACAGCAGTTAAGACTGCTCGACTATTTTGTTCTGGAAGTGACAGCCCGATCGGCAGCGGATTTACTGGGAATACAGCCCAACAGTGCGGCCCTGTTTTACCGCAAACTGCGTGAGGTGATTGCGCATCACCTTGAGCAAAAAGAACATGAAGTGTTCGATGGAGCGGTTGAATTGGATGAGAGTTGTTTCGGTGGTGTCCGCAAGGGTAAGCGCGGTCGAGGAGCTGCTGGCAAGGTCGCTGTCTTTGGCATCTTAAAACGCGGTGGCAAGGTCTACACCAAGATCGTGAAGGACACCAGGACGGAAACGCTGATGCCATTGATCTCCAGGAAAACAGCGCCAGACAGCCTGGTGTATACCGATTGTTATCGAAGCTGCAATGCCTTGGACGTGAGTGATTTTTACCATGAAAGGATCAATCACTCGGCGCTATTTGCAAAGGGCAAGAACCGCATCAATGGCATTGAGAACTTTTGGAATCAGGCCAAGCGTGTGCTGAGAAAATACAATGGAATTCCGAAAGAGTCGTGCCCGCTATTCCTCAAGGAATGCGAGTTCAGATTCAATTGCGGAAGCCCTAAGCAACAATTGAAAACACTTAAGGAGTGGGCTGATATTTAG
- the larC gene encoding nickel insertion protein → MILELEHHHREHRDLDIIIRIINVAKLSAVVKEKSIAAFIKPAEAETKVHGTTVNKIYFYDVGAVAVIVDRVGTVFGLKCPTSKHGSTPARVKY, encoded by the coding sequence TTGATATTGGAACTCGAACACCATCATCGCGAACATCGCGATCTGGATATTATTATTCGGATTATTAACGTTGCAAAACTGAGCGCCGTTGTGAAAGAAAAAAGCATTGCAGCATTCATCAAGCCCGCCGAAGCAGAAACAAAAGTTCACGGGACAACGGTTAACAAAATTTATTTTTATGACGTCGGCGCAGTGGCTGTAATTGTTGATCGCGTCGGAACAGTATTTGGCCTGAAATGCCCGACATCAAAACATGGCTCAACTCCTGCCCGCGTAAAATATTAA
- the larB gene encoding nickel pincer cofactor biosynthesis protein LarB, with protein sequence MKKSESVLNFAKIDLDRPARRGFPEAIFCAGKTPEQVARIVEKMDSGDENILATRAALEHFTAVQQLVPAAEYHEAARLIIVRKKEIPADPDRFILVLTAGTSDIPAAEEAALTAELMGHRIERIFDVGVAGIHRLFAQEEKIRSANVIIVAAGMEGALASVVGGLVAKPVIALPTSVGYGASFEGLAALLGMLNSCADGVAVVNIDNGFGAGRLAGMMNSMR encoded by the coding sequence ATGAAAAAGTCAGAGAGCGTTTTAAATTTTGCGAAGATTGATTTAGATCGACCGGCGCGGCGCGGTTTTCCGGAAGCCATTTTCTGCGCCGGTAAAACACCGGAGCAGGTTGCACGGATTGTGGAAAAAATGGATTCCGGCGATGAAAACATTCTCGCCACGCGCGCCGCGCTGGAACATTTTACGGCGGTGCAGCAACTGGTTCCGGCGGCGGAATATCACGAAGCTGCGCGACTGATTATTGTCCGCAAAAAAGAAATTCCAGCGGATCCGGACCGTTTTATTTTAGTTTTAACCGCCGGCACGAGCGATATCCCGGCGGCGGAAGAAGCGGCGCTGACCGCCGAACTTATGGGGCACCGCATTGAGCGGATTTTTGATGTCGGAGTCGCCGGAATTCACCGGCTGTTTGCACAGGAAGAGAAAATCCGCTCAGCAAATGTAATTATCGTTGCTGCCGGAATGGAAGGTGCGCTGGCGAGTGTGGTCGGCGGACTCGTTGCAAAACCGGTGATTGCACTGCCAACCAGTGTCGGTTACGGTGCAAGCTTTGAAGGACTCGCCGCACTGCTCGGCATGCTCAACAGTTGCGCCGACGGTGTAGCGGTCGTGAATATTGATAACGGGTTCGGCGCCGGGCGGCTCGCCGGAATGATGAACAGCATGAGATAG
- the larE gene encoding ATP-dependent sacrificial sulfur transferase LarE, with protein sequence MEKKLQTLATIFRQLEKTAVAFSGGTDSTLLLAAAVKFLGVEHVLAVTAVSATFTGDECCDATNFAAQFGVEHVLIETHEFADKNFTANGADRCYHCKKIRFTELIEFAGARGFAWVVEGSNVDDDLDYRPGARAVAELSAVCSPLKEAGFTKAEIRELSRRWNLPTAEKPAAACLASRIEYGLELTPARLKQIEDAEKFIRRFDTGQLRVRHHGNRARIEVKHPVALAPVENEIRKKLTALGFDAVEIDPSGYRMGNMNEKLNH encoded by the coding sequence ATGGAAAAGAAACTCCAGACACTCGCAACCATTTTCCGGCAGCTTGAAAAAACTGCCGTGGCTTTTTCCGGCGGAACGGACAGCACACTGCTGCTCGCTGCTGCCGTAAAATTCCTCGGCGTCGAACACGTGCTCGCTGTCACCGCCGTTTCCGCTACATTCACTGGCGACGAATGTTGCGATGCAACAAATTTTGCAGCGCAGTTCGGCGTTGAACATGTGTTGATTGAAACGCACGAATTCGCCGACAAAAATTTTACGGCGAACGGCGCCGACCGCTGTTATCACTGTAAAAAAATCCGTTTCACCGAACTGATTGAATTTGCCGGCGCGCGCGGTTTTGCGTGGGTTGTGGAAGGCAGCAATGTGGATGACGATTTGGATTACCGCCCCGGCGCACGAGCGGTGGCGGAACTGAGTGCAGTGTGCAGTCCGTTAAAAGAAGCAGGTTTCACTAAAGCGGAAATCCGCGAACTGTCGCGGCGGTGGAATCTACCGACCGCCGAAAAACCGGCGGCGGCGTGTCTGGCATCACGCATCGAATACGGACTGGAATTAACACCGGCGCGCTTGAAGCAGATTGAAGACGCCGAAAAATTTATCCGCCGGTTTGATACCGGGCAGCTGCGCGTCAGGCATCACGGTAACCGCGCGCGGATTGAAGTTAAACATCCGGTGGCGCTCGCGCCGGTGGAAAATGAAATCAGAAAAAAATTAACTGCACTTGGATTTGATGCGGTGGAAATCGATCCTTCCGGCTATCGAATGGGAAACATGAATGAGAAATTAAACCACTAA
- a CDS encoding peptide chain release factor-like protein: MITAEKWEKLRARMTALGIRAEDLSEQFICGSGKGGQKINKTSSCVQLRHAPSGIEIKCQQSRLQASNRFSARRELCDKLEEKMTGIKSAKQQEREKIRRQKRRRSRRAKEKMLENKHRQSEKKELRRRII; the protein is encoded by the coding sequence ATGATCACGGCGGAAAAATGGGAAAAACTGCGTGCGCGGATGACGGCGCTCGGAATCCGCGCAGAGGATTTGAGCGAGCAGTTTATTTGCGGCTCCGGCAAAGGCGGGCAGAAAATTAATAAAACCTCGTCGTGCGTGCAGCTCCGGCACGCGCCGTCCGGCATTGAAATAAAATGTCAGCAGTCGCGCCTGCAGGCGTCTAACCGATTTTCCGCGCGCCGTGAACTGTGTGATAAACTCGAAGAAAAAATGACCGGGATCAAAAGTGCGAAACAGCAGGAGCGCGAAAAAATCCGGCGGCAGAAACGCCGGCGTTCGCGCCGTGCTAAAGAAAAAATGCTGGAAAATAAACACCGGCAGTCCGAAAAAAAAGAACTCCGCCGGCGAATTATTTAA
- a CDS encoding serine hydrolase domain-containing protein: MNWKKITGLAITGVLSMPYLMQAEMKSAPERFAPFIENRQLPGIVVIAADADNILAVDAAGFADIEHKISMKTDSLFWVASETKTLIAGALMLLRDEDKVQIDDPVEKFLPEFKNMPVAVKKEDGSYEKKPAARAITIKDLLTHVSGISGSQAMAYKPLREIVAGYAEIPLESEPGAVFKYSNPGINTVGAIIEVISGEPLGEFMQCRIFDPLGMKNTTFWPTPAQLQHLAKTYQLPNEKTGNQFKVISYYHFEGDISDRSRPPFPGGGLFSTGEDIIYYYQMLLNGGEFNGRRILSAAAVKEMTARQDPTGISDRGLALVIGNSGEFRHSGAYGTETIGWPAKNLITGIKVQIQGGWPEKAAVRAEYFKWVDDVVKNQHR; this comes from the coding sequence ATGAACTGGAAAAAAATTACCGGATTGGCAATCACCGGCGTTTTGAGTATGCCGTATCTGATGCAGGCGGAAATGAAATCAGCGCCGGAGCGGTTTGCACCGTTCATTGAAAATCGGCAGCTGCCGGGAATTGTGGTAATTGCGGCGGATGCTGATAACATTCTGGCGGTGGACGCCGCCGGTTTTGCGGATATTGAACATAAAATTTCGATGAAAACGGATTCGCTGTTCTGGGTGGCATCGGAAACAAAAACGCTGATCGCCGGCGCGCTGATGCTGCTGCGGGACGAAGATAAAGTTCAAATTGACGATCCGGTGGAAAAATTTCTGCCGGAATTTAAAAATATGCCGGTTGCGGTAAAAAAAGAAGACGGTTCGTACGAAAAAAAACCGGCGGCGCGGGCAATTACAATTAAAGATCTGCTCACACACGTTTCGGGAATTTCCGGCAGTCAGGCGATGGCGTATAAACCGCTGCGGGAAATCGTCGCCGGCTATGCAGAAATACCGCTCGAATCCGAACCCGGCGCGGTGTTTAAATACAGCAATCCCGGCATCAATACGGTCGGCGCAATTATCGAAGTAATTTCCGGAGAACCGCTCGGTGAATTTATGCAGTGCCGGATTTTTGATCCGCTCGGCATGAAAAATACCACGTTCTGGCCGACGCCGGCACAGCTTCAACATCTTGCAAAAACCTATCAGCTTCCGAACGAAAAAACCGGCAATCAATTCAAGGTGATTTCCTATTATCATTTTGAAGGCGATATTTCCGACCGCTCCCGCCCGCCGTTTCCCGGCGGCGGACTTTTTTCGACCGGCGAAGATATCATTTATTATTATCAAATGCTGCTGAACGGCGGCGAATTTAACGGCCGCCGGATTTTATCCGCTGCTGCCGTAAAAGAGATGACCGCGCGGCAGGATCCGACCGGCATTTCCGACCGCGGCCTCGCACTGGTTATCGGCAACAGCGGCGAATTCCGGCACAGCGGCGCATACGGAACTGAAACCATCGGCTGGCCGGCGAAAAATTTAATTACCGGAATTAAAGTGCAGATTCAGGGCGGCTGGCCGGAAAAAGCCGCCGTACGCGCTGAATATTTTAAATGGGTCGATGATGTGGTGAAAAATCAACACCGGTAA